One part of the Candidatus Korarchaeota archaeon NZ13-K genome encodes these proteins:
- a CDS encoding GTP-binding protein, whose amino-acid sequence MRKMSIVVIGPHQAGKSTFIRKLDPSAIRMDYEKGTMSTTVGFDYGVIFWDASTDELHPKDRIDDLNPFNEIWKVTITGTPGQIAFSYVRKALIRGKDGVIMIVDSAQPVQMVYALGQYQEAREVLPPGFPLLVLANKQDLPDAKPPEVIRGLLGIDAEVVPVSALLGQGVREAFIRFLKTVRADLLTRSIQAYAETQIKV is encoded by the coding sequence TGAGGAAAATGTCCATAGTGGTGATAGGGCCCCATCAAGCGGGAAAGAGCACCTTCATAAGGAAGCTCGACCCCTCGGCCATCAGGATGGATTACGAGAAGGGGACTATGTCCACCACGGTTGGCTTCGATTACGGCGTGATCTTCTGGGATGCCTCCACGGACGAGCTCCACCCCAAGGATAGGATAGATGACCTCAATCCCTTCAATGAGATATGGAAGGTCACCATCACCGGAACCCCGGGGCAGATAGCCTTCTCCTACGTAAGGAAGGCTCTGATAAGGGGCAAGGATGGCGTGATAATGATAGTAGATAGCGCCCAGCCCGTTCAGATGGTCTACGCGCTGGGGCAGTATCAGGAAGCCAGGGAGGTTCTTCCACCAGGCTTCCCACTGCTGGTGCTGGCGAACAAGCAGGATCTGCCGGATGCAAAGCCACCGGAGGTCATAAGAGGGCTGCTGGGAATAGACGCTGAGGTGGTGCCCGTGTCGGCCCTCCTGGGTCAGGGGGTGCGGGAGGCGTTCATCCGGTTCCTCAAGACCGTGAGAGCTGATTTGCTCACCAGGTCGATACAGGCATATGCCGAGACGCAAATAAAGGTGTGA